The region TCAATGTAAAGAGCAAATTGTTTAGGCTGCTGGGTTGTAAGAATACGATAACGAAAATAAGCGTGTAGATCAAAGCCCCATACATCAATAGCTCCTTTTTCCAGATCAAGCTGTACCGTAAATTCTTTCACAGGTCCCTTCACAGGCACAGGAATTTCTTGGATTAATTTAGGAACAGCGTAAGAGAGATCATGCACACGTAAAAGGGCTGGAAATATTTGAAAACGCAAAAGTGAGCCTGGCAGCACACAATAGGTTCCGGCTGTATGCGAAAAAGGGCGGAGCCGTTCGGCAATAGTGATATGCATAGGGTTACCCGCAACTGGCCTGTCTGCAACTCAAACGCCCGATCAGACCATCAGGAGTATTAGCTATTAATTCTACTTCTAGGATCTCGTTTGGCGCATGGTTTGATCGAGGCACCCAAACCATCAAAAAATTTTCCGTGTGGCCGCAAATCTCTTCAGGACGCGAAGGGTCTATATTCTCAGTCAAAATTTTCATGCGACGGCCGATAAATTGCTCTCGAAGCTCAAAGCCTATTTGCTCAGCAGTCCGCAGGACTTCATGCTTTCTCTTTTTGATAATCTCTTGAGGAATTTTATTGGGCATAAGAGCTGCTCTTGTGCGAGCTCTCTCGCTATAGGGAAACATATGGACTTTAGCAAATTTTACTTGCTTCATGACATCTATAGTCTCAGCAAAATCGCTCTCTGTTTCACCAGGAAAGCCTACAATCACGTCTGTGGTAAAGGTAAAGTCAGCATTTGCATTCTTTAATCTTTCTACCGTATTAAGGAAAATTTGGCGGGTGTATTTGCGATTCATACGTTTTAAAATTACATTCGAGCCAGCTTGAAGAACGATATGCATAGAAGGACAGGTATGCTTCCCATTTAAGATCGCATCAGCAAGATCATCATCGACTTCGTCAGGATCAATCGAAGAGACTCTTAAACGCTCAAGTCCAGCAAGTTTATCCACAGCGCGCACTAAATCAGCTAAGCGATCAGGTTTTTCATCTGCAGGCTTGGCACCATCAAAATCCCCAATATTAATTCCCGTTAAGACAATTTCTTTATATCCATGAGCAATTAATCCTTTCACCTCTTTAACTATCTCCTCTAAAGAGCGAGAACGTGAGCGGCCACGAACATAAGGAATAATGCAATAAGTACAAAAAGAATTGCAGCCGTCTTGTACTTTGACAAAAGCACGGGTATGGGCCTCAAAGCGTTTAATGGAAAATTCAGGTAGCTCTGCAGCAGGGAAGACAGACTCTAAAAGCTTCTCTTTATCTTTATTGGGAACCACATGCGTGACTCCTTGCAGAGATCCTACCAACTCAGGCTGCCTTTCTGCAAAACAGCCGGTGATGATAAGCTTACTGCCAGGGTTATCTCTAGCTAGCTGTCGAATTTCATGCCGGCTACTAGAATCAGCAGACTCAGTGACCGTGCAGGTGTTGATGATGCAGATCTCTGCTTGTTCATGCTTTGCG is a window of Neochlamydia sp. AcF84 DNA encoding:
- the mtaB gene encoding tRNA (N(6)-L-threonylcarbamoyladenosine(37)-C(2))-methylthiotransferase MtaB encodes the protein MVEKKFKIVTLGCRTNQYESQAYHDQLQAMGYSEAAKHEQAEICIINTCTVTESADSSSRHEIRQLARDNPGSKLIITGCFAERQPELVGSLQGVTHVVPNKDKEKLLESVFPAAELPEFSIKRFEAHTRAFVKVQDGCNSFCTYCIIPYVRGRSRSRSLEEIVKEVKGLIAHGYKEIVLTGINIGDFDGAKPADEKPDRLADLVRAVDKLAGLERLRVSSIDPDEVDDDLADAILNGKHTCPSMHIVLQAGSNVILKRMNRKYTRQIFLNTVERLKNANADFTFTTDVIVGFPGETESDFAETIDVMKQVKFAKVHMFPYSERARTRAALMPNKIPQEIIKKRKHEVLRTAEQIGFELREQFIGRRMKILTENIDPSRPEEICGHTENFLMVWVPRSNHAPNEILEVELIANTPDGLIGRLSCRQASCG